From a region of the Deinococcus sp. KSM4-11 genome:
- a CDS encoding right-handed parallel beta-helix repeat-containing protein produces the protein MPALPADALTPEQFGAVGDGSTDDTAALSALFARLNAQSDSATAVSFAAGKVYAFHRTQRCQFELTRDGVMVFGNGATLKVMDDEATDSPWFLVRIAAKDVMVLDLTVDANRDRRPVMTEDQTQTSWFIDGGSRNVTLRRIRSLGAPLDGMYIRDLVSPLPTTRADLYPTDILLDHVELLNSGRNNLSVIASRNLSVNGGRFNGAHGVSGGPWAGIDIEPNRGADLRGNDGVTIDGAETSDNQGSGIDVAQINNTNITLRNVASHRNGTALFLSPSGKITVDGLRASGYAAVSKAGVIAIVPSDVPGATVSLRNIEVSDTTDDKPTFFQNYTGQVSLNGLHATNVRTSTVLGTYRPTTVANVFVDGVQIQ, from the coding sequence ATGCCTGCACTTCCTGCCGACGCGCTCACGCCCGAGCAGTTTGGCGCCGTGGGCGACGGCAGCACGGACGACACGGCCGCCCTGTCTGCCCTGTTCGCCCGGCTGAATGCTCAGTCGGATTCGGCCACGGCCGTCTCGTTCGCGGCCGGCAAGGTCTACGCCTTTCACCGGACGCAGCGCTGTCAGTTCGAGCTGACCCGCGACGGTGTGATGGTCTTCGGTAATGGCGCCACCCTGAAGGTCATGGACGACGAGGCCACCGACAGCCCGTGGTTCCTCGTGAGGATCGCCGCGAAGGACGTCATGGTGCTCGATTTGACCGTCGACGCGAACCGCGATCGGCGGCCCGTCATGACCGAGGACCAGACCCAGACGAGCTGGTTCATTGACGGGGGCAGCCGCAATGTCACGCTCCGCAGGATCCGCAGCCTGGGTGCTCCGCTGGACGGCATGTACATCCGGGATCTGGTGAGCCCGCTGCCCACCACCCGCGCCGACCTGTACCCCACCGACATCCTGCTCGACCACGTGGAGCTGCTGAATTCCGGCCGGAACAACCTCTCGGTCATTGCGTCACGGAACCTGAGCGTCAATGGTGGCCGCTTCAACGGCGCGCATGGCGTGTCCGGCGGCCCGTGGGCGGGGATCGACATCGAACCCAACCGGGGCGCCGATCTGCGCGGCAACGACGGCGTGACCATCGACGGCGCGGAGACCAGCGACAACCAGGGTTCCGGGATCGACGTAGCGCAGATCAACAATACGAACATCACGCTCCGCAACGTGGCCTCTCACCGCAACGGGACGGCCCTGTTCCTCAGCCCGTCGGGAAAAATCACGGTGGATGGCCTGCGCGCCAGCGGGTACGCCGCCGTCAGCAAGGCCGGCGTGATCGCCATCGTGCCTTCCGACGTGCCCGGCGCGACCGTGTCGCTGCGGAACATCGAGGTCAGCGACACCACCGACGACAAGCCGACTTTCTTCCAGAACTACACCGGTCAGGTCTCGCTGAATGGCCTCCACGCCACCAATGTCCGCACCAGCACGGTGCTCGGCACGTATCGTCCCACGACGGTCGCCAACGTGTTCGTGGACGGCGTGCAGATCCAGTAG
- a CDS encoding CpsD/CapB family tyrosine-protein kinase gives MPPFPPALFLQDGQRATPSRSVQDDVEVRQVLRHLRPFAVWIAVATVAATAGTYLTERRQPRVYEAVASVMSVTGARDAQALDITASAPPVTPTAVDEVVHSAALVNDIVTRLPASGIPATVTNQLTAELRTELKTRVFRHVIIQARVDQQQRGVYAIVARASSGAAAQALAGATARALLDWDAQRARYRYVAARQTLERQIARSGTLLPDSDPGGAREQLIRTVWQLKLLEVTATGTLTLVARPVTPSDPISPRPTRNAALAGLLALLGSSAAALLVQSVRRRVRSAEDLRSLGLPVLGELPLRGPPEGLVIGSHVGGLADALGYLRVQLLPLLARAPQSTVVVCAARADQGSSAVVATLAGNLGDSGLKVLIIDARGEDARQRQLWPLHVAPWVPLPGAYVNPAYGVATTLSSACRDPQIAQVARVSGNVDLLPSDRADDATDPHSGVHHAAFADLLRQWGSVYDVVIIDAPPLLDAPDALAIAPGTAGLLLVADLKVARTPELEQALNLAAMTAVPVLGGVLTRQDGWPVGARGPAAEPQGRRDVRGSGRGQRARPGANRR, from the coding sequence ATGCCGCCCTTCCCGCCGGCCCTGTTCCTCCAGGACGGTCAGCGGGCCACGCCGTCCCGATCCGTGCAGGACGACGTTGAGGTGCGGCAGGTGCTGCGCCACCTGCGACCCTTCGCCGTGTGGATTGCGGTCGCCACAGTCGCAGCGACGGCCGGAACCTACCTGACGGAGCGCCGGCAGCCGAGGGTGTACGAGGCGGTGGCGAGCGTCATGTCCGTGACCGGCGCGCGCGACGCGCAGGCACTCGATATCACCGCCAGCGCCCCACCCGTCACGCCGACGGCGGTGGACGAGGTGGTACACAGCGCGGCTCTGGTGAACGACATCGTCACGCGGCTGCCCGCCTCAGGGATTCCGGCGACGGTCACGAATCAGCTGACGGCCGAATTGCGTACCGAGCTGAAGACCCGCGTGTTCCGGCACGTGATCATCCAGGCGCGGGTGGATCAGCAGCAACGTGGCGTGTACGCCATCGTCGCGCGCGCGAGTAGCGGCGCAGCCGCCCAGGCCCTGGCGGGGGCGACCGCGCGCGCCCTGCTGGACTGGGACGCGCAGCGTGCCCGCTACCGCTATGTGGCGGCCCGGCAGACCCTGGAACGCCAGATCGCGCGTTCCGGTACCCTGCTGCCGGACTCAGACCCCGGCGGGGCCCGCGAACAGCTGATCCGCACCGTGTGGCAGTTGAAGCTGCTGGAGGTCACCGCCACCGGCACGCTGACGCTGGTGGCGCGGCCCGTCACGCCGTCCGATCCGATCTCGCCCCGACCCACGCGCAATGCGGCGCTGGCGGGCTTGCTGGCCCTGCTAGGCAGCTCGGCGGCGGCGCTGCTGGTACAGAGTGTGCGCCGCCGGGTGCGCAGCGCCGAGGATCTGCGCAGCCTGGGCCTGCCGGTGCTGGGGGAACTGCCCCTGCGTGGCCCGCCGGAGGGCCTGGTGATCGGCAGCCACGTCGGCGGTCTGGCGGACGCCCTGGGATACCTGCGCGTTCAGCTGTTGCCGCTGCTGGCCCGCGCGCCGCAGTCCACCGTGGTCGTCTGCGCGGCCCGGGCGGATCAGGGCAGCAGCGCCGTGGTCGCCACGCTGGCCGGGAACCTGGGCGACAGCGGCTTGAAGGTGCTGATCATCGACGCCCGTGGCGAGGACGCCCGGCAGCGGCAGCTGTGGCCACTGCATGTGGCGCCGTGGGTTCCCCTGCCGGGCGCGTACGTGAACCCCGCGTACGGCGTCGCCACGACGCTGAGCAGCGCCTGCCGCGATCCACAGATCGCCCAGGTGGCCCGCGTGTCGGGTAACGTCGATCTGCTGCCGTCCGACCGTGCCGACGACGCCACCGATCCGCACTCAGGCGTCCATCACGCGGCCTTCGCGGATCTGCTGCGGCAGTGGGGCAGCGTGTACGACGTCGTGATCATCGACGCGCCGCCTCTGCTCGATGCGCCGGATGCGCTGGCCATTGCGCCGGGTACCGCCGGTCTGCTGCTGGTCGCCGACCTGAAGGTCGCCCGCACGCCGGAGCTGGAGCAGGCCCTGAATCTGGCGGCCATGACCGCCGTGCCGGTGCTCGGCGGCGTGCTGACGCGGCAGGACGGCTGGCCGGTCGGCGCGCGTGGCCCCGCTGCTGAACCGCAGGGACGCCGCGATGTCCGTGGTTCAGGTAGGGGCCAGCGGGCCCGGCCGGGCGCGAACCGCCGCTGA